A region of the Actinomycetota bacterium genome:
GGCAGCGGGTTCGCCGAGGTCTTCGCGGGTTCGACCGGCCCGATCGACGCCGGCGCGATCGGTCGCACAGCCAACGAGAAGGCGGTCGGGTCCGCCTCTCCGCGGGCGCTCGACGCCGGGACGTACACCGTGGTGCTCGAGCCCGCCGCCACGGCGACGCTCGTGGGCTTCCTCGCATGGGTGGGTTTCGCCGGGCGCGCCTACATCGAGGGACGCTCCTGCTTCGACGGCAAGGAAGGCCGGCAGGTCGCGGCGCCGTCGGTGTCGATCTGGGACGACGGCACCGACCCCCGCACGCTCGGGGTGCCGTTCGACTTCGAAGGCACCCCGAAACAGCGGGTCGATTTGGTCGGCGACGGCGTCTTCCGCGGCGTCGTGTACGACCGGCGCACCGGCAAGGAAGCTGGCCGCCCGTCGACCGGCCACGGCCTGCCGTCGCCGAACCCCGAGGGACCCTTCCCGCTGCACCTGTTCATGGGCACCGGCGACGCGACGGTCGAGGAGATGGTCCGCTCCACGGAGCGAGGACTCCTCGTGACCAGGTTCCACTACTCGAACATCGTGAACCCGATGGAATCGTCGATCACGGGCATGACGCGCGACGGGACGTTCCTGATCGAGCACGGTGAGGTCGTCGGGCCCGTGCGCAACCTGCGGTTCACGCAGTCGATCCTCGGGGCGCTCTCGAGCGTCTCGATGGTCGGGCGCGAGGCGCACCTCGCGAGCGAGTTCTTCTTCAGCGCTTCACGCGTACCTGCACTGAAGGTCGACGAGTTCCACTTCTCGGGGGTCAGCGACCACTGAGATCGGGACGGTCCGGGGTCGCCTCCGCCTCGCGCAAGCGCTTGGCCTTCCGGAGCGTGCGCACGATCACCCAGACGCTGCCGGCGGCAACGGCGAGCAGCACAACGATGCCGATCGCTGCGGCCACCCAGAGCCAGCCCCCCGCGCAACCGAGGTCGGCTTCCTCGATGAACTCCTGTCGCGTGCGGTAGACGCCCTCGTCGTCGATCACCCGGTCGGGCGACAGGCTCGCCGTGCGGAACTCCACCTCGGTGTCGGGCATCGAGCCCGCGTACTCCACGGTGGCGACGTAGGCGTCGTCCGGATCGAGCACGCCCTCGAGCGGATCGCGCTCGCGCATCGACGGCGGCACGACACCGACCACGAAGACGGGGACGACCGCGCTCCCGCCTCCCTCGATCCGCCACCGCACGGGTCCGTCGAGATCGGCGACCTGCACGGCCTCGATGCGCTCGTCTGCGCACTGCGGCGCCAGGATCACGGCCTCGCCTTCGCGGTTCGCCCGCACGCCCACCGTGGCATGCCTCATCGAACACGACGGCACGAGCACCGCGAGCATGAGCGAGACGACGAGAGCCCTGATGCCGTGCACGGAACGGTTCTACGACGGCCGAGCCTGTCGACGCGGTAGGCTGACCGCCTCCAAAGGTTCCGAGCCCTTCCTCGAGGAGGCAGGCAACGATGCAGGTCGCCGACGTGATGCATACCGACGTGAAGACGGCCGACGCCGAAGACACGTTCGCCGACGTCGCCAAGACGATGCGCACGAACGGCATCTCGTCGGTGGTGGTGCTCGACGGGAAGAAGCTCGCCGGCATCGTGACCGAGCGCGACATCGTGAACCTGGTGGCCGCAGGCGGTGATCCCCACTCGGTGAAGGTGGCGCACGGCATGACCCGGCGCGACCTCGAGACCGTGGCCCCCAAGATGGACCTCGCCGACGCCGCCGAGCACATGGTGGCGCGGAACATCCGTCACCTGCCGGTGGTCGACCGGGGGCGAGTGGTCGGCATCGTGTCGATCCGCGACCTCACGCGGTGGGCCGCCGAGGAGCTCGCGAGCGGCGCTGAGATGCCCGACATCGCACGGAGCCACAAGGCGCTGAAGGCCGCGAGCGAGCTGCAGAAACAGCGCCGCAAGGGCGCGTAGGGCCCGGCCCGGGTCGGCGCCAACGGCAGCGCCTGCCTTGCTCGCGTTCCGGTGACTTGGGCAAGGGCTTCCGTGTTCCGTCGCAGGGGGTGCTGCGGACACCCTGCCGAGTGGCGACGAGGCTCCCTGCCGAGTCGGCTCGGGTCGCCGCTCTCGACACCCGGCCCCAAACCCCCCGGGGCTATCCCTCCGACGCTCTCTCGAACGCCTCCGTCGGGTCGTGCAGCGACCCCAGCGCCGCCACGTCGCGTGGGAAGAACAGCGACAGCGTCCAATCGAGCACGACGCGCACCTTCCGGTTCAGCGTGGGCAGCTGCAGCAGGTGGTACGAGCGGGTCACGAACCACGCCGGGAACCCGCGCAGATGCACACCCATGACGACGGCGACCCCCCGGTACCGCCCGAGTGAGCACAACGCCCCCAACGCCTTGAACCGGAAGGGCTCCACGTCGCGGCCCTCGATCGTCGCGAGCACGTTCGCCGCGAGCCGCCTGCCCTGCCGCGTCGCGTACTGCGCCGACGGCGGGCAGAACCCGCCGGTCACGAGGTCCGGCACGGCCGCGGCATCGCCCGCCGCCCAGATCACGCCCTCGAACCCCTGCACGCGCATCGCGGCGTCGACCCGCAGCCTGCCGTGATCGTCGACGGGTAGGTCGGAGAGTGCCGCGAGCGGTTCGGGCTTGACGCCTGCGGTCCACACGAGCGTCTCCGCCGGGAACGTCTCCCCGTCACTCAGCCGCACCACCCCGCCCTCGACCGAGTCCAGACGCGTGTCCGTCTTGATCTCGATGCCCCGCTCGGCCAGTTCCCGCGCGGCCCACGTCCCGAGATCGCCGCCGATCTCGGGAAGGATCTCATCGAGTGCCTCGACCAGCACCCAGCGCGGCTCATCGGGTCCGATCTCCGGCATGTGCTTCAGGGCCCATCGGCAGAGGTCCTCGAGCTCCCCCAGGGCCTCGACCCCGGCGTACCCTGCCCCCACGAACACGAACGTGAGGGCGGCCCGGCGCCGCGGGTCGCGCGGCGGACGCTGCGATGCGGCCTCGAGCCTCGACAACACGTGGTTGCGCAGCAGGATCGCCTCGCCGAGCGTCTTGAACCCGATGCCGTGGGCCGCGAGTCCGGGCACGGGCAGCGTGCGCGAGCGCGACCCCGGTGCCAGCACGAGCTGGTCGTACGGCAACTCGAACCGGTCACCGTCGACGCCCCGCAGGTGCAGCAGCCGGTGCCCGACGTCGACCCGCTCGACGTCGCCGACGACCACCCGGGCGTGTCGGAGCGCCGAACGCAGCGGTACGACCACGTGACGGGGCTCGAGCGTTCCCCCCGCGGCTTCCGGTAGCAGCGACTGGTAGAGGAAGACGTTCTCCGTCGAGACCACGGTGAGGGAATGCCCTCCCGAGCGCAGCCGCTGCTGCAGCCCCCGCGCCGCGTTCAGTCCGGCGGCGCCTCCCCCCACGATCACGACGTGCATGGCCCGACGTTACGACCAGGAGACGAGCAACGCGGGAACCTCGCCGAGATCGTCGATCGACGCGTCGGCCTGCGAGAGCTGCGCTTGGGTGGGCTCGTCGGGCGCCTCCCCGCGGAGCACCCACACCGCCCGCATGCCCGCGGCCTTCGCCGGACACACGTCGTAGTCGAGACGGTCGCCCAGCATCACCGAGCGCGCCGGCGACACGCCTGCGGTGTAGAGCACGTGCGAGAAGAGCCGAGGGTCGGGCTTCTGCAGGCCGAGGTCGTCGCTCACGCCCCAGACCTCGAAGAACCGCGTCAGGCCGTCGCGCTCCATCGCCCGTCGCACCGACGACGGTTGGTTCGCGATCACCCCGAGCCGGAAGCGTCCCTCGAGCGCCTCGAGGCACGGCACGACGTCGGGGTAGAGCGCGGTGGGCGGATATGCCCAGTAGCGCGCGGCGCGCGCCTCGACGGCGGTGAGGTCGTCGATGGAGCCCAGGAACCGCGTCGTGAGCCGACGTCGGAAGGACTCCGACTGCTCTGCCCGGGCTGCCGCGTACTCGAGGTCGAACTCCTCGTCGGTGAATTCGGCGCCGGACTCGCGCAGGGCACTCCGCCACGAGCGCGCGTACACCGTGTCGTCGTACATCACTCCACCGATGTCGAAGAACACCATCTCGAGCGCCGGATCGGTCACGGTGGGCATCGTAGACGCACCCGCGGGCCGGACGAGGGCTCAGCGGCCCGCGCGCCGCTTCAGCTCGTCGACGAGCTCGACCGGCGTCGTGTTGCACCCGAGCCGGAATCCGTATCGGGCCCCGTGGCAATCGCTCGACCCCGTCGGCACCAGGTCGAGACGTTCGGCCATCGCTCGGTAGGAGGCGCGGGTGGCCTCGTCGTGGTCGGGATGGTCGACCTCCAGTCCGACCATGCCACCCTCGGCCATCTCCTCGATCAGTTCATCGGGCACGGAACCGTTGCCCTTCCACATCGCGGGGTGGGCGAGCACGCAGACGCCCCCCGCATCGCCGATCAGCCGCAGGGCCTGGACCGGGTGCAACGCATGCTTCGGCACGTACGCGAGGCCACCGTCGGCGATGTACCGATCGAAGGCTTCCTTCTCGGTCTCGACGATGCCCGCTTCGACCATGGCCTGTGCGACGTGGGGGCGAGCGATCAGGTCGTCGCCCGCGATCTGCCGCACGTCGTCGAACGAGATCTCGTAGCCCGCCTCCTGCAACTTCTCGATCATCATCTCGCCGCGCCGGAACCGGGTGTCGGTGAGCCGCTTCAGCTCCTCTTGCAGAGGTTCGTGGGCGGGATCGACCCAGTAGCCGAGCACGTGCAGGCTGGCCCCGTCGTACTCGGCCGAGAACTCGATGCCGGGCACGATCTCGAGACCGGTGCCGTGGGCCGCGGCCGCCGCCTCGTCGAGGCCGGCGAACGTGTCGTGGTCGGTGACGCCGAGGCCGGCCATGCCGCGCTCGAGCGCGAGCCTCACGTTGTGGGTGGGCGTCTCCGTGCCGTCGCTGAAGGTGGAGTGGGTGTGGAGGTCGTATCCGCTCATCCCCAGATGGTCCCAGACAGCGCTCGCGGGACCGACCGACTACGGTGCAGGCGTCACGAGCGCCCGGCCGATCTCGTCGACCGAGCGGCACCCGGTCAGCGCCATCGCGTTCTCGAACTCTGCACGGAGGATCTCGAGCACACCCGCGACCCCCGCTTCCCCATCGGCTGCGAGACCCCAGATCGTCGGGCGTGCAACGAGCACCGCGCTCGCGCCCAGCGCCAAGGCGGTGAGCACATCGGTACCGCGCCGAACGCCACCGTCCATCAGCACCGGCACCCGTCCCGCGACCTGCGCCGCCACCTCGGGCAGGGCGTCGAGCCCCGCCGGCGACCGGTCGAGCTGGCGCCCTCCGTGGTTCGAGACGACGATCGCGTCGGCGCCCGCCTGCACGGCGAGCTCGGCGTCCTCCGCGGTGAGGAGACCTTTGACGATCACGGGCACCCCGGGTGCTCGATCCTTGATCCAGCCGAGGTCGTCCCACGTGATCGACGCGTCGAACAGGTAGTCGCTCGCTCCGATGCCGATCGGCATCACGAACCCGCTGCGCGTGTCGCGGTGCCGCAGCCCGTTGACGACGAAATCGACGGTCCAGCAGATCGCCTCGTATCCCGCCGAGACCACGCGCCGGAGCATCGCCTCGGTGAATCCACGATCCTCCGCCACGTAGAGCTGCCACCACTTCGGGCCGTCGCTCGCGGCCGCGACATCCTCGAGGTAGGACTCGGCGGTCGAGGACACGACCATCACGGTGCCGACGGCGGCCGCCGCCCGAGCGGTGGCGAGCTCCCCGTCGGGATGCGCGAGTCGCTGGTAGGCCCACGGCGCCACACCGACCGGGAACCGCAACGTCGAGCCGAGGATGCCGGTCGAGGTGTCGGGAGACCCCGCGCCCCGAAGGAACCGGGGGCGCAGCATCCACCGGTCGAAGGCGCGTCGGTTCTCCGCGAGCGTCCGCTCGTCGCCGGCCCCGCCTTCGTAGTAATCCCAGACGTCCGCGGCGATCGCGGCGCGCGCGACCGGCAGGTAG
Encoded here:
- a CDS encoding alpha-hydroxy acid oxidase encodes the protein MSETPRYVTVEDYLPVARAAIAADVWDYYEGGAGDERTLAENRRAFDRWMLRPRFLRGAGSPDTSTGILGSTLRFPVGVAPWAYQRLAHPDGELATARAAAAVGTVMVVSSTAESYLEDVAAASDGPKWWQLYVAEDRGFTEAMLRRVVSAGYEAICWTVDFVVNGLRHRDTRSGFVMPIGIGASDYLFDASITWDDLGWIKDRAPGVPVIVKGLLTAEDAELAVQAGADAIVVSNHGGRQLDRSPAGLDALPEVAAQVAGRVPVLMDGGVRRGTDVLTALALGASAVLVARPTIWGLAADGEAGVAGVLEILRAEFENAMALTGCRSVDEIGRALVTPAP
- a CDS encoding CBS domain-containing protein, with protein sequence MQVADVMHTDVKTADAEDTFADVAKTMRTNGISSVVVLDGKKLAGIVTERDIVNLVAAGGDPHSVKVAHGMTRRDLETVAPKMDLADAAEHMVARNIRHLPVVDRGRVVGIVSIRDLTRWAAEELASGAEMPDIARSHKALKAASELQKQRRKGA
- a CDS encoding TldD/PmbA family protein, with protein sequence MSGAGGVLGPDSFRRIAGGALELRGADGVEVLLMHESGGLTRFANSEIHQSIAREDTGLRVRVVKSGHVGVAASNEATPEGALAAARSALEMAEVVAADPQWPGLAPPAPAPDVDRFFEDTASASPAMRADAVAQLIGACAPDCRAAGAYETIAVELGLANSEGQFCWAPSTLASLTTVVSGPDGGSGFAEVFAGSTGPIDAGAIGRTANEKAVGSASPRALDAGTYTVVLEPAATATLVGFLAWVGFAGRAYIEGRSCFDGKEGRQVAAPSVSIWDDGTDPRTLGVPFDFEGTPKQRVDLVGDGVFRGVVYDRRTGKEAGRPSTGHGLPSPNPEGPFPLHLFMGTGDATVEEMVRSTERGLLVTRFHYSNIVNPMESSITGMTRDGTFLIEHGEVVGPVRNLRFTQSILGALSSVSMVGREAHLASEFFFSASRVPALKVDEFHFSGVSDH
- a CDS encoding PHP domain-containing protein; this translates as MSGYDLHTHSTFSDGTETPTHNVRLALERGMAGLGVTDHDTFAGLDEAAAAAHGTGLEIVPGIEFSAEYDGASLHVLGYWVDPAHEPLQEELKRLTDTRFRRGEMMIEKLQEAGYEISFDDVRQIAGDDLIARPHVAQAMVEAGIVETEKEAFDRYIADGGLAYVPKHALHPVQALRLIGDAGGVCVLAHPAMWKGNGSVPDELIEEMAEGGMVGLEVDHPDHDEATRASYRAMAERLDLVPTGSSDCHGARYGFRLGCNTTPVELVDELKRRAGR
- a CDS encoding HAD family hydrolase gives rise to the protein MTDPALEMVFFDIGGVMYDDTVYARSWRSALRESGAEFTDEEFDLEYAAARAEQSESFRRRLTTRFLGSIDDLTAVEARAARYWAYPPTALYPDVVPCLEALEGRFRLGVIANQPSSVRRAMERDGLTRFFEVWGVSDDLGLQKPDPRLFSHVLYTAGVSPARSVMLGDRLDYDVCPAKAAGMRAVWVLRGEAPDEPTQAQLSQADASIDDLGEVPALLVSWS
- a CDS encoding FAD-dependent oxidoreductase, whose product is MHVVIVGGGAAGLNAARGLQQRLRSGGHSLTVVSTENVFLYQSLLPEAAGGTLEPRHVVVPLRSALRHARVVVGDVERVDVGHRLLHLRGVDGDRFELPYDQLVLAPGSRSRTLPVPGLAAHGIGFKTLGEAILLRNHVLSRLEAASQRPPRDPRRRAALTFVFVGAGYAGVEALGELEDLCRWALKHMPEIGPDEPRWVLVEALDEILPEIGGDLGTWAARELAERGIEIKTDTRLDSVEGGVVRLSDGETFPAETLVWTAGVKPEPLAALSDLPVDDHGRLRVDAAMRVQGFEGVIWAAGDAAAVPDLVTGGFCPPSAQYATRQGRRLAANVLATIEGRDVEPFRFKALGALCSLGRYRGVAVVMGVHLRGFPAWFVTRSYHLLQLPTLNRKVRVVLDWTLSLFFPRDVAALGSLHDPTEAFERASEG